A single region of the Amphiprion ocellaris isolate individual 3 ecotype Okinawa chromosome 4, ASM2253959v1, whole genome shotgun sequence genome encodes:
- the ugdh gene encoding UDP-glucose 6-dehydrogenase: MFQIKRICCIGAGYVGGPTCSVIAEMCPEITVTVVDVNESRIKAWNSDTLPIYEPGLKEVVESCRGRNLFFSTDIDSAIRDADLVFISVNTPTKTYGMGKGRAADLKFIEACARRIVEVSDGYKIVTEKSTVPVRAAESIRRIFDANTKPSLNLHVLSNPEFLAEGTAVRDLKEPDRVLIGGDESAEGQKAIRALCAVYEHWVPKARIITTNTWSSELSKLAANAFLAQRISSINSISALCEATGADVEEVAKAIGMDQRIGSKFLKASVGFGGSCFQKDVLNLVYLCEALNLPEVASYWQQVIDMNEYQRRRFACRIIDCLFNTVTGKKIALLGFSFKKDTGDTRESSSIYISKYLMDEGAKLFIYDPKVLKEQIIHDLSQPNISEDNPERVSELVTVTSDPYEACQSAHALVICTEWDMFKELDYDKIYKKMLKPAFIFDGRRVLDHLHHDLHTIGFQIETIGKKVTAARIPYTPAAVGARVPAPEPPTKKKV; the protein is encoded by the exons atgtttcagATAAAGAGGATCTGTTGCATTGGTGCTGGATACGTAGGAGGCCCAACATGCAGTGTGATCGCCGAGATGTGTCCAGAGATCACAGTGACTGTTGTGGATGTCAATGAGTCTCGTATCAAAGCCTGGAACTCAGACACTCTGCCCATTTATGAG CCGGGACTGAAAGAAGTGGTTGAATCATGCAGAGGGagaaatttgtttttctctacTGACATAGACTCAGCCATCAGGGATGCCGACCTCGTCTTTATCTCT GTGAACACCCCGACCAAAACCTATGGGATGGGAAAGGGTCGTGCGGCCGACCTGAAGTTCATCGAGGCGTGTGCACGGCGGATCGTAGAGGTGTCCGATGGTTACAAGATTGTCACAGAGAAGAGCACAGTCCCAGTACGAGCTGCTGAGAGCATCAGACGGATATTTGATGCCAACACCAAACCCAGCCTCAACCTACAC GTGCTGTCCAACCCAGAGTTCCTTGCAGAAGGAACAGCAGTGCGGGATCTGAAGGAGCCAGACCGAGTCCTGATTGGTGGAGACGAGTCAGCTGAAGGTCAAAAGGCGATCAGAGCGCTGTGTGCTGTGTATGAACACTGGGTCCCCAAGGCACGAATCATCACCACCAACACATGGTCATCTGAGCTGTCCAAACTG GCAGCCAATGCATTCCTGGCACAGAGAATCAGCAGCATCAACAGTATCAGTGCTCTGTGCGAGGCCACCGGAGCCGACGTGGAAGAGGTCGCCAAGGCAATTGGTATGGACCAGAGAATAGGCAGCAAGTTCCTTAAAGCCAGCGTAG GTTTTGGAGGGAGCTGCTTCCAGAAGGATGTACTGAATCTGGTGTATCTGTGTGAGGCCCTCAATCTGCCGGAGGTGGCTTCCTACTGGCAGCAG GTGATAGACATGAATGAATACCAAAGACGGCGGTTTGCCTGCAGGATCATTGACTGTCTGTTCAACACTGTCACTGGCAAAAAGATCGCACTGCTGGGTTTCTCCTTTAAAAAAGACACTGGTGACACAAG GGAGTCGTCCAGCATCTACATTTCAAAGTATCTGATGGATGAGGGTGCCAAGCTGTTCATCTATGACCCCAAAGTTCTCAAAGAGCAAATCATTCATGACCTCTCCCAGCCCAACATCTCAGAGGACAACCCAGAAAGAG TGTCCGAGCTGGTTACTGTAACTTCAGACCCTTACGAGGCTTGCCAGAGTGCACACGCACTGGTCATCTGCACTGAGTGGGACATGTTTAAG GAACTGGACTATGACAAGATTTACAAGAAGATGCTGAAGCCAGCCTTTATATTTGACGGTCGCAGAGTGCTGGACCACCTTCACCATGACCTCCACACCATCGGCttccag ATCGAAACCATTGGTAAGAAAGTGACGGCAGCACGAATCCCCTACACCCCGGCAGCTGTTGGCGCTCGCGTGCCTGCCCCTGAACCTCCCACCAAGAAGAAAGTCTGA
- the map9 gene encoding microtubule-associated protein 9, which yields MTTQDFRTLAYTKSPKTSKRTTFQDELQAAISARASKTKTLQYSYYDDFDVDDDDFLKELLKSRKKRTNAFKAGKSKAKTNTFELSDDEGKHSRTKKVSFLKTQRISSPSNNTTASESHENEPPDSSSAGHTNYNGSFFSQHSTNISEDNTTFKSSSAESAPAQITRENSGKSLSFQTSDDTLLDMSLPLPSDGSVTETPAPEEKINSLGEETSQTPQLSASGLNHADCTTEREPPRPKPRQRTLGLSALATEKLTEETGSQDLSRPQTSSASLPFSSDTSSNVAVRSCSPQWTEGDHTASCSPSKSSSNRSEHSQLLTKSTVDSGSRDGLISDDNKEQERNYSTSFEEFNEHSGDHSDQLSHLPEKSFDTRTSSSQRPRNVCSKKVESRYLGNLKILDRKISLQESQPQAADSLRAAVYQEWLKKKKEKSKENMQLKKKEEILKEKKEKEQEAKKEDAVASYEAWKEKKAESLKAKAKERQDKIRKEQRATEEKKEKIQSAQQVFEKWKREHDRLHREKHRKQKEAENKLKLKKQETEEERKKDSKSAFSDWCEKKKDVLHEKLTTKSKEIQNKAEEERYMKEERDKMALETYENWLVRKDLEQKRQREERRIQAILRDSPPPPWSPPNHTIPFRK from the exons ATGACAACTCAGGATTTCAGGACATTGGCTTACACGAAAAGCCCCAAAACATCGAAAAGAACAACCTTTCAG GATGAACTACAGGCTGCCATCTCTGCCAGagcaagcaaaacaaaaacacttcaatACTCCTACTATGATGACTTCGATGTGGATGATGATG ATTTTTTGAAGGAACTTCTCAAATCAAGAAAAAAGAGGACTAATGCATTCAAAGCTGGGAAGAGCAAAGCCAAAACAAATACCTTTGAGCTCTCAGATGATGAAGGAAAACACAGCAGGACAAAAAAAGTTTCATTCCTGAAGACCCAAAGAATCAGCTCTCCTTCAAACAACACAACGGCATCAGAGTCGCATGAAAACGAGCCTCCGGACTCCTCTTCTGCCGGACACACTAATTACAATGGATCCTTTTTCTCACAGCACTCCACAAATATCAGTGAAGATAACACAACGTTTAAAAGCAGTAGTGCGGAGTCTGCACCTGCTCAAATCACAAGAGAGAACTCAGGTAAATCCCTTTCATTCCAAACATCAGATGATACTCTTCTGGACATGTCGTTGCCTTTACCATCTGATGGCAGCGTGACTGAAACTCCAGCTCCAGAGGAAAAGATCAACTCACTTGGAGAAGAAACCTCCCAGACTCCTCAGTTGTCAGCATCTGGCCTCAATCACGCAG ATTGTACCACCGAGAGGGAGCCACCTAGACCCAAACCACGGCAAAGGACTCTTGGACTGAGCGCTCTTGCAACAGAGAAGCTAACTGAAGAAACTGGATCTCAGGATCTCAGCAGGCCCCAGACATCTTCAGCATCACTTCCCTTCTCAAGTGATACATCCAGCAACGTTGCTGTAAGGAGCTGCAGCCCACag TGGACAGAAGGAGATCACACAGCTTCTTGTAGCCCCAGCAAATCCTCTTCAAACAGGAGCGAACACTCACAACTCCTCACCAAGTCCACGGTTGATTCTGGATCCAGAG atGGCTTAATTTCTGATGACAAcaaagagcaggagagaaactACTCTACATCATTTGAAGAATTTAAT gAACACTCAGGAGATCACTCAGATCAACTCTCTCATCTCCCGGAAAAATCATTTGACACGAG GACTTCGAGTTCTCAGAGACCTCGAAATGTATGCTCCAAGAAAGTGGAATCGAGGTACTTGGGGAATCTCAAAATTCTGGACCGTAAAATCTCACTACAGGAGTCTCAGCCGCAAGCAGCAGATTCACTCAGAGCTGCCGTTTACCAG GAATggcttaaaaagaaaaaggaaaaatcaaaAGAGAACATGCAActaaagaagaaggaggaaattctgaaggagaaaaaggaaaag GAGCAAGAGGCTAAAAAGGAAGATGCTGTTGCGTCTTATGAAGCctggaaagaaaagaaggcaGAGAGTCTCAAAGCAAAAGCTAAAGAACGGCAAGATAAGAttagaaaagaacaaagagcgactgaagagaaaaaagaaaaaatacagtcgGCTCAGCAG GTGTTTGAAAAATGGAAGCGTGAGCACGATCGTCTACACAGGGAGaagcacagaaaacagaaagaagcagaaaataaactcaagctgaaaaaacaggaaacagaggaagaaagaaagaaagacagcaaATCTGCTTTTTCTGACTG GTGTGAAAAGAAGAAAGACGTCCTCCACGAAAAACTCACGACAAAATCCaaagaaatccaaaataaagcAGAGGAGGAACGATACATGAAAGAAGAGAGAGATAAGATGGCTTTAGAGACGTATGAAAACTGGCTG GTAAGAAAAGATCTGGAgcagaagagacagagagaagaaagacGAATACAAGCAATACTTAGAGACAGTCCACCTCCACCGTGGAGTCCTCCAAACCACACCATACCTTTTAGAAAATAA